A region of Periplaneta americana isolate PAMFEO1 chromosome 16, P.americana_PAMFEO1_priV1, whole genome shotgun sequence DNA encodes the following proteins:
- the LOC138691751 gene encoding zinc finger protein 678-like: MDVIKIEPDVVPLDFQPHHNTCETEETKALPEEINLSNLQVECMKTECVDHSCNPTSDVNFEDTSVDFSFAVVKCEVEDTPMPISSPLLKSEVDEDLFHLDRVQEEQKVEVSSVEDEVFSESIVDNIDERVSQEHVDIDNEEDKLTQCGSNRTDDSILQTHGMPFHCDECGKSFRRSWDLKRHGRIHTMERPFICEVCGKGFSELTHLKIHARIHTGELPFRCEVCGKCFSASANLKKHARLHTGKRPFKCDVCGKCFSESANLNKHVRIHTGERPFKCEVCGKCFSELGNLQKHVRIHTRERSLKCDVCGKCFSELGNLQKHVRIHTRERSLKCEVCGKCFSELGNLQKHVRIHTRERSLKCEVCGKCFSESAALSRHARIHTREMPIKCEVCGNSFSDSELLSSHTCIHIDERKFKCDVCGRNFSRLGDLKQHVRIHTGERPFKCEVCGKCFSASGVLSRHSRIHTGERPFKCDICRKCFSRLGHLQQHLRIHSGEMPFKCDVCGKCFSGSSVLSIHVRTHTGERPFICDMCGKCFSQLGNLKKHARIHSG; encoded by the exons ATGGATGTGATCAAGATAGAACCTGATGTTGTCCCATTGGACTTCCAACCACATCATAACACATGTGAAACAGAAGAGACTAAGGCTTTACCAGAG GAAATAAATTTATCGAATCTGCAAGTGGAGTGCATGAAGACAGAATGCGTGGACCACAGCTGTAATCCCACATCAGATGTGAATTTTGAAGACACATCGGTGGATTTTAGCTTTGCTGTGGTGAAGTGTGAAGTTGAAGACACTCCAATGCCTATCAGCTCTCCTTTGTTGAAgtctgaagttgat GAAGATTTGTTTCATCTGGACAGAGTTCAGGAGGAACAGAAAGTGGAAGTATCTTCAGTCGAGGATGAAGTGTTCTCTGAAAG CATTGTGGATAACATTGACGAGAGAGTATCACAAGAACACGTTGACATAGATAATGAAGAAGACAAATTGACACAGTGTGGCAGCAACAGAACAGACGATTCAATCCTACAGACACATGGGATGCCATTTCATTGCGATGAGTGTGGGAAGTCTTTCAGAAGATCGTGGGATTTGAAGAGACATGGACGTATACACACCATGGAGAGGCCATTCATatgcgaggtgtgtggaaagGGTTTTTCAGAATTGACACATTTAAAAATACATGCACGCATTCACACAGGCGAATTGCCATTCAGATGCGAGGTGTGTGGAAAATGCTTCTCAGCATCGGCAAATTTGAAGAAACATGCACGCTTACACACAGGCAAGAGGCCCttcaaatgcgatgtgtgtggaaagtgtttctcagaatCGGCAAATTTGAACAAACATGTACGCATACACACTGGGGAAAGGCCCttcaaatgcgaggtgtgtggaaagtgtttttctgaATTGGGAAATTTACAGAAACATGTACGCATTCACACAAGAGAAAGGTCATTGaaatgcgatgtgtgtggaaagtgtttttctgaATTGGGAAATTTACAGAAACATGTACGCATTCACACAAGAGAAAGGTCATTGAAATGCgaagtgtgtggaaagtgtttttctgaATTGGGAAATTTACAGAAACATGTACGCATTCACACAAGAGAAAGGTCATTGAAATGCgaagtttgtggaaagtgtttctcagaatCGGCAGCATTAAGTAGACATGCACGCATACACACACGAGAAATGCCAATCAAATGCGAAGTGTGTGGAAATAGTTTTTCAGACTCGGAACTTTTAAGTagtcatacatgcatacatatagaCGAAAGAAAATTCAAATGCGATGTATGTGGAAGAAATTTCTCACGATTGGGAGACTTAAAGCAACATGTACGCATTCACACTGGAGAAAGGCCTTTCAAATGTGAGgtgtgtggaaaatgtttctcagcATCGGGGGTTTTAAGTAGACATTCACGCATCCATACAGGCGAaagaccattcaaatgcgatatctGTAGAAAGTGTTTCTCACGTTTGGGACACTTACAACAACATCTACGCATCCACAGTGGGGAAATGCCATTCAAATGCGACGTGTGTGGCAAGTGTTTCTCTGGATCGTCAGTTTTAAGCATACATGTTCGCACTCACACAGGTGAAAGGCCATTCATATGCGAtatgtgtggaaagtgtttttcacaATTGGGAAACCTAAAGAAACATGCACGGATACACAGTGGCTAA